Proteins encoded by one window of Candidatus Zixiibacteriota bacterium:
- a CDS encoding TIGR00730 family Rossman fold protein has translation MPNKNDREKMVEKLKRSPAYRIAYYDNDFMDAESCRPVRLQLELLKPELLFAELGILSTIVVFGGTRIVEPSIAKANVARLEKRLAAKPDDAQIKTDLRRAKAVLAKSWYYDEAREFGRLVSVEGQMSGNHNFVVVTGGGPGIMEAANRGAYDVGAKSIGLNITLPMEQRPNPYISPELCLQFHYFAIRKMHFMLRAKALVAFPGGYGTMDEVFEALTLVQTHKVKPLPIVLFGEKYWKKLIDFDYLVEEGTIGEKDLELFVYADTAKDAWEYIRYFYQSELNNNRRQNI, from the coding sequence ATGCCGAATAAGAATGACCGCGAAAAAATGGTCGAGAAACTGAAAAGATCCCCCGCTTACCGGATTGCGTATTATGACAACGATTTTATGGACGCCGAATCCTGCCGGCCTGTCAGGTTACAGCTTGAGTTACTGAAACCGGAACTTCTTTTTGCCGAACTTGGCATCCTTTCGACCATCGTGGTTTTCGGTGGTACGAGAATAGTGGAGCCTTCAATCGCCAAGGCCAATGTGGCACGCCTGGAGAAGCGTCTGGCGGCCAAACCCGATGACGCCCAGATAAAAACAGATCTTCGCAGGGCCAAGGCGGTTCTGGCCAAGTCGTGGTACTATGACGAAGCCCGCGAATTCGGGCGACTGGTTTCGGTGGAGGGTCAGATGTCCGGCAACCACAATTTCGTGGTTGTAACCGGAGGCGGGCCGGGTATCATGGAGGCTGCCAATCGCGGCGCCTATGATGTCGGGGCCAAGTCCATCGGGCTGAATATCACCTTGCCGATGGAACAGAGGCCGAATCCATACATCTCACCGGAGCTGTGTCTCCAATTTCACTATTTTGCCATCCGCAAGATGCATTTTATGCTTCGGGCCAAAGCGCTTGTGGCGTTTCCCGGAGGCTACGGGACTATGGACGAAGTCTTTGAGGCGCTGACGCTGGTTCAGACCCATAAAGTCAAGCCGTTGCCCATTGTCCTGTTCGGCGAGAAATACTGGAAAAAGCTTATCGATTTCGATTATCTCGTTGAAGAGGGCACTATTGGGGAGAAGGACCTCGAATTATTCGTCTATGCCGATACGGCTAAAGACGCCTGGGAGTATATCAGGTATTTTTACCAGAGCGAGCTGAACAATAATAGGCGTCAGAATATCTGA
- a CDS encoding MBL fold metallo-hydrolase: MITLSFHGAAGVVTGSKNLITVNARRFLVDCGVFQGPKVLRQQNWAAPPFEPASIEAIILTHAHIDHIGYLPRLVRQGFSGKIFATAPTVELARILLLDAAHIQEEDAEFRNKRRATSHEKALPLYTTDDARKTFDLFVPVAFHRWKKLGDEIRFRFHAVGHILGAASVELGLDDGVKKTSILFSGDVGRYATPLIIDPVTPPQTDYLVCESTYGGEVHEPQDIFFEMAKVIDEVIRRKSVLLIPAFAVGRTQQVTYIIDVLIDQKRIPSIPIHIDSPMAVRVTDVYRRFSSYHEINSDALRRVKNVFYGRNVKLHRKRKSSKKLNRIKGPAIILSASGMMTAGRILHHLINRLPDPKTTVALVGYMAEGTLGRRLLEGEKMVYIHKIPVEVKAKMVTMMGLSGHADSYELLHWLEPWKNHPKKVFINHGEPLRSEAMARQFREIKGWDTYVPALHETVEL, translated from the coding sequence TTGATAACACTTTCATTTCACGGGGCGGCCGGAGTCGTCACCGGATCAAAGAACTTAATTACCGTTAACGCTCGCAGGTTCCTGGTTGACTGTGGGGTTTTTCAGGGGCCCAAAGTACTGCGTCAGCAGAATTGGGCAGCACCGCCTTTCGAGCCGGCCTCCATTGAAGCGATAATTCTCACTCACGCTCACATCGACCATATCGGATACCTTCCCCGTCTGGTCAGGCAGGGCTTTAGCGGGAAAATATTCGCCACCGCGCCCACCGTTGAGCTTGCCAGGATTCTTCTGCTCGACGCCGCGCACATTCAAGAAGAAGACGCGGAGTTCAGAAACAAGCGCCGGGCCACGAGTCATGAAAAGGCGCTGCCGTTATATACTACCGATGATGCGAGAAAGACTTTCGACCTTTTCGTGCCGGTTGCGTTCCATCGGTGGAAGAAACTCGGGGACGAAATCAGGTTCCGCTTTCATGCGGTTGGTCACATTCTGGGCGCGGCGAGCGTCGAACTCGGACTTGATGATGGCGTGAAGAAGACATCCATACTGTTTTCCGGTGACGTTGGTCGGTACGCGACGCCGCTTATAATTGATCCGGTCACGCCCCCGCAGACAGATTACCTGGTGTGTGAATCGACTTATGGGGGAGAGGTTCACGAGCCTCAGGACATTTTCTTTGAGATGGCCAAAGTGATTGATGAGGTAATAAGGCGCAAGAGCGTGCTGTTAATACCGGCCTTCGCGGTCGGCAGGACGCAGCAGGTGACATATATTATCGATGTTCTCATCGATCAGAAACGCATCCCCAGTATTCCGATTCACATTGATTCGCCGATGGCCGTGAGGGTCACCGATGTTTACCGGCGTTTTTCATCGTATCACGAGATCAACTCAGACGCTTTGAGGCGCGTGAAGAACGTTTTTTATGGCCGAAACGTAAAACTCCACCGTAAGAGAAAGTCGTCCAAGAAACTCAATCGTATAAAAGGCCCCGCGATCATACTTTCAGCGAGCGGAATGATGACCGCCGGTCGCATTTTGCACCACTTAATAAATCGCCTTCCCGATCCGAAAACTACAGTAGCGCTGGTCGGTTACATGGCCGAGGGAACGCTCGGAAGACGCTTGCTTGAGGGCGAAAAGATGGTTTATATTCATAAGATACCGGTGGAGGTGAAGGCCAAGATGGTGACCATGATGGGGCTGTCCGGACATGCTGATTCGTATGAACTGCTTCACTGGCTCGAGCCGTGGAAGAATCACCCCAAAAAGGTTTTCATCAATCACGGGGAGCCGCTGCGATCGGAGGCGATGGCCAGGCAATTCAGGGAAATCAAGGGCTGGGATACTTACGTCCCCGCCCTGCACGAGACTGTAGAACTGTAG